In Chitinophagaceae bacterium, the genomic window AGCATTGGGCCAAAGCTGATGTTGGGTACAAACCTGCCGTCCATCACATCTAAATGATACCAGTCTGCTCGGCTGTTATTGAGCATGTTGCAGTCCTGTTGCAGGTTTAAAAAATTTGCCGACAATAAAGAAGGTGCTATAATGGCCATGGTAATTATTTAAGATTAATGTTTAATGCCCAGTTTTGCCAATGCATCTTTGGCTTCAATATAATCCGGTGCGTAAATTAATGCAGTTTCGTAACTTTCTATGGCTTCTTCTTTTTTTCCGAGTTTTTCAAAGTTAAGGCCCATATAATAATAACCTTCTTCATACCGGTTATTAAGTTTTACCGCTTTTTGTAACACCTGTAAAGCATCGGTATATTTTTGTAAATCGTAAAGCGCTATGGCTTTTTCCCGGTAGGCTTCCATAAAGCCATAGTCGGTAGCAAGCGCCTTATCAAAAAAGCCAATAGCTTTTTCTTTTTGATGGGTAGCGCTAAAGTAAAGGCCTTTTATAAAAAATGCTTCCCGGTTGGCATTGGCTTTGTTACCAATGAGCAAAGCATCGGCCATGGTGAGTGCATTTTCATTTTTTGTTTGGGCATAAAGCGTACCTAATGAAATTACATATACCGGTTCCGGAAAAATGGAAATTGCTTTTTCAAATGCCTGGATAGCCGTAGCCGTATCTCCGTTTTCATAACTCAATATGGCTTTAATATCCCAAAGCCTGGCTATGCTGCTATCTTTTTGCAAAGCCTGATTTATTGTTTTTACCGCTTCGTCATAATTGCCGCCCTCCCGGTAATATTGAACCAGGTTTTCCATCAAAATAAGGCTGTCTGGGTATTTTATTATTTCTGCTTTTAATTTTTCTTCCTGAGTGGTTACTGTGCTGCCTGGGATATCATTTTGCTTTTTGTTATTACAGGAAACAACAAATACAGTAAAACCCCAAATCAAAATCCTTTTCATATTGCAAAAGTAATGGTTAACTGCAGTACATGACAATTTGCTGACAATACTATTTTTTATTAGGCCTAACTTTGCAAAAATTATTTTTTGATGAGATACAGTTTTATTTTATTGGTGATTTTATTTTTTGGGCAAAACACACTAAAAGCCCAGCCCTTAAACGATTCCATACATTTTAACGGCGAAAGCCATTTTGCCAACATACGCCAGCTTACTTTTGGCGGCGATAATGCCGAAGCTTATTTTAGCTATGATGGTAAGTATTTAATTTATCAATACACCAACCAGGCAAAAGGTATTAATTGCGACCAGATTTGGATGGGAAAAATTCCCCAAGAACCTAATGAAACCTTTAACCCAAAACTGGTGAGTACAGGCACCGGCCGCACAACCTGCGCTTTTTTTTACCCCGATGGCAAGCACATTATTTATGCTTCTACCCATTTAAACAGTAAGGAATGCCCGCCGGTTCCCGATAGGAAAAAATATGGCAACAAATATATTTGGCCCATTTATGAAAGTTTTGATTTATTTAAAGCCGATACCAATGGCAAAATCATAAAGCAGCTTACCAAAACTAAAGGCTACGATGCCGAAGCCACCATTTCTCCCAAGGGTGATAAAATTGTATTTACCAGTATGCGTGACGGTGATTTGGAATTATATACTATGGACATAAATGGTAAAAATGTAAAAAGGATCACTCATGCTTTAGGTTATGATGGCGGTGCATGGTTTAGCCCTGATGGAAGTAAAATTATTTGGCGTGCCAGCAGGCCTGCTGTAGAAGCAGATATTAAAGAGTATAAAGAATTACTTGCGCAAAATCTTGTAGCACCTACCAATATGGAAGTATGGATTGCCAATGCCGATGGCTCCAACCCACAAATGCTCACCAATTTGGAAAAAGCAAACTGGGCTCCCAATTTTATGCCCGATGGAAAACGCTTTATTTTTTGCAGTAACCATGAGTATAAAAGGGGTTTCCCTTTTAATATGTATATGGCCGATGCCAATGGAGGAAATATTACCAAGATATCGAGGGATAAAGGTTTTGATGCTTTCCCTATGTTTAGCCCCGATGGTAAGAAAATTGTTTTTTGCAGCAACCGCAATAATGGCGGCACAAGAGATACTAATATTTTTATAGCCGATTGGGTAGAATAATTTCAGGCAAAATTTTTAATAATTATGAAGCGTAAAAAAAGGTTGACAGGATTTCCGGTCAACCTTATAAATTTATTTAATACAGTATTTATTTTATGCCTTTTATTTTTTTTACCGCTTCGGTAATTTTTGGCACAACTTCAAATGCATCTCCAACAATGCCATAATCTGCAGCTTTAAAAAATGGCGCTTCAGGATCTTTATTTATCACTACAATAACTTTGCTGCGGTTTACGCCAGCTAAATGTTGTATAGCCCCCGAAATACCAATTGCAATATATAAATTGGGCGCTATTGCAAGCCCGGTTTGACCTACGTGTTCGTGGTGTGGCCTCCAGTTTACATCACTCACAGGCCTGCTGCATGCAGTAGCTGCACCTAATGCCTTAGCAAGGTCGGTTACCAGTCCCCAGTTTTCGGGGCCTTTCAATCCACGGCCACCGCTTACCACAAGTTCTGCTTCGCTTAATGATATTTCCCCTTCAATTTTGCTGGTACTTAGAACTTCCACTTTTGGTGCTTCTACCGTAATGTTTAAAGCAGCAATTTCTGCGGTACCGCCTGTTGCATGTACACCAAATGAGTTGGGGTTTAATGCAATAATTTTTTTTGCCGTGGCAATACTGATATGTGCAAAAGCTTTTCCGCTAAAAACACTTTTCTTTACCACAAAACCATTTGAAATATCCGGCAATGCAACGGCGCCGGATACTAACCCGGCTTTAAGTTTTACGCTCAGCCTTGGCGCTACTGCTATTCCTACGGAGTTTTTACTAAATATTATTATTTCGGCGTCTGTAGTTGATACAACCTGTGCTAATGCATGGGTATAGGCCTGCGAATCTAATGTGTCTAATACCGGGTTGCTTACGGTGTTTACTTTTTTAATGCCATAATTGCCGAGCTGCTCAAGCCCTGATGGGGCCGTACCCAGTACCACGGCTTCGGCAGTAGTAGAAAGCTGCCCGGCAAGCTGAGATGCATAAGATGCGGTTTCAAATGAAGACTTTTTTATTGTGCCTTCTGCATGATCTATAAATACTAATATGCTCATAACGAATTTTTGCTTTTATAAATTTTTTAAAATACCAGGTTAAATAACCCTTGCTTCTTCGTGCAATAACTTTACTAATTCTTCAGGGGTATCGGGGCTTACTAATTTTACACCTTGCTTGGCCGGAGGCAATTCAAATGAAACAATGTTGGTTAAGCTGTCGGCAGCAATGGGTTCCATTACTTTAAGCGGTTTGGTTCTTGCGCCCATAATACCTTTCATATTGGGTATGCGTTGTTCTGCCATACCTTGCTGTGCGCTGAAAATTGCCGGTAAGGCAACTGTGTCTTTTTCTTCGCCTCCTTCAATTTCACGGGTAACAATAGCACTGGCATTCTGTAAATCGAATTTGGTAACATTGGAGATGAAGGGAACATTAAGTAATTCCGCAATCATACCTCCTAAAGAAGATCCATTATAATCAATGGTTTCTTTACCAGTAAAAATAATATCATAACCGCCGCTTTTGGCTATTTCGGCTATTTGAGTAGCAATGTAATAGGTATCTGTATTGACGCTGTTTATCCTTATGGCTTCATCTCCGCCAAGTGCCAATGCTTTACGGATTATAGGATCGTTATCGGCTTCGCCAACATTTATTAAATGTAATACCGCTGATGGATCTGCTTCTTTAATTTCAATGGCTCTTACCAGGGCATACCATTCATCATAAGGATTGATGATCCATTGAACGCCATCGGCAGCAAATTTCGTATTGTTATCCGTGAACGCTATTTTTGCCGTAGTATCAGGCGTTTTACTGATACAAACTAAGATTTTCATGAAAAAAATATTTTGCCCTCAGGCAGGTTAAAAAAATGGTTGTTTATGCAACTAAATGCAAATATAATGTTTTGCAAAGATACCGGGTAACAATCCTATAAAAAAATGATGGACAGGATAGAAAAATTGAAAGAATTTTTAAAAACTAACGCTACAGATAGTTTTTTACAACATGCGCTGGCATTGGAATATATTAAATTGGGCGAAGATAATTTAGCCAAAGGCCTATTTGAGCGCATTTTGTTATATGAACCGGCATAT contains:
- a CDS encoding tetratricopeptide repeat protein; its protein translation is MKRILIWGFTVFVVSCNNKKQNDIPGSTVTTQEEKLKAEIIKYPDSLILMENLVQYYREGGNYDEAVKTINQALQKDSSIARLWDIKAILSYENGDTATAIQAFEKAISIFPEPVYVISLGTLYAQTKNENALTMADALLIGNKANANREAFFIKGLYFSATHQKEKAIGFFDKALATDYGFMEAYREKAIALYDLQKYTDALQVLQKAVKLNNRYEEGYYYMGLNFEKLGKKEEAIESYETALIYAPDYIEAKDALAKLGIKH
- a CDS encoding PD40 domain-containing protein, with the translated sequence MRYSFILLVILFFGQNTLKAQPLNDSIHFNGESHFANIRQLTFGGDNAEAYFSYDGKYLIYQYTNQAKGINCDQIWMGKIPQEPNETFNPKLVSTGTGRTTCAFFYPDGKHIIYASTHLNSKECPPVPDRKKYGNKYIWPIYESFDLFKADTNGKIIKQLTKTKGYDAEATISPKGDKIVFTSMRDGDLELYTMDINGKNVKRITHALGYDGGAWFSPDGSKIIWRASRPAVEADIKEYKELLAQNLVAPTNMEVWIANADGSNPQMLTNLEKANWAPNFMPDGKRFIFCSNHEYKRGFPFNMYMADANGGNITKISRDKGFDAFPMFSPDGKKIVFCSNRNNGGTRDTNIFIADWVE
- a CDS encoding electron transfer flavoprotein subunit alpha/FixB family protein is translated as MSILVFIDHAEGTIKKSSFETASYASQLAGQLSTTAEAVVLGTAPSGLEQLGNYGIKKVNTVSNPVLDTLDSQAYTHALAQVVSTTDAEIIIFSKNSVGIAVAPRLSVKLKAGLVSGAVALPDISNGFVVKKSVFSGKAFAHISIATAKKIIALNPNSFGVHATGGTAEIAALNITVEAPKVEVLSTSKIEGEISLSEAELVVSGGRGLKGPENWGLVTDLAKALGAATACSRPVSDVNWRPHHEHVGQTGLAIAPNLYIAIGISGAIQHLAGVNRSKVIVVINKDPEAPFFKAADYGIVGDAFEVVPKITEAVKKIKGIK
- a CDS encoding electron transfer flavoprotein subunit beta/FixA family protein gives rise to the protein MKILVCISKTPDTTAKIAFTDNNTKFAADGVQWIINPYDEWYALVRAIEIKEADPSAVLHLINVGEADNDPIIRKALALGGDEAIRINSVNTDTYYIATQIAEIAKSGGYDIIFTGKETIDYNGSSLGGMIAELLNVPFISNVTKFDLQNASAIVTREIEGGEEKDTVALPAIFSAQQGMAEQRIPNMKGIMGARTKPLKVMEPIAADSLTNIVSFELPPAKQGVKLVSPDTPEELVKLLHEEARVI